In the Chroococcidiopsis sp. SAG 2025 genome, one interval contains:
- a CDS encoding NAD(P)-dependent alcohol dehydrogenase, which yields MKVYEIQNSFGLDSLNIAERPDPSPSYGQVLIKVRAVSLNYRDLMVVKGLYNPNIPLPLIPFSDGVGEVVAVGEGVTRVKVGDRVAGIFFQDWIAGKLTAAKTNSALGGAIDGMLAEYVVLHEDGLVHVPAHLTDAEAATLPCAAVTAWNALFDSGSLQAGETVLVQGTGGVSIFALQFAKIAGARVIATSSSNEKIEKVKQLGASATINYKQTPQWGKTARELAGGEGVDLVVEVGGSGTLNESLRAVRIGGQISLIGVLSGVSGEINTVSILMKSVRVRGIYVGSREMFEAMNQAITLHQMKPIIDRVFPFSEAREALKYMESGSHFGKICIQF from the coding sequence ATGAAGGTATATGAAATTCAGAATTCCTTCGGTTTAGACTCTCTAAACATTGCAGAACGTCCAGATCCTAGCCCCAGTTACGGACAAGTATTAATTAAAGTCCGGGCAGTATCTCTAAATTACCGCGATCTGATGGTGGTGAAAGGGCTATACAATCCCAACATACCTTTACCTTTAATTCCCTTTTCTGACGGTGTGGGAGAGGTGGTAGCAGTCGGGGAAGGAGTGACGCGAGTGAAAGTGGGCGATCGCGTGGCGGGTATTTTCTTCCAAGATTGGATCGCCGGAAAACTAACCGCAGCAAAAACTAACTCCGCTTTGGGTGGAGCTATAGACGGAATGCTGGCAGAATACGTTGTATTGCACGAAGATGGTTTAGTACACGTTCCAGCGCACCTCACAGACGCAGAAGCAGCTACTCTACCCTGCGCCGCCGTCACCGCTTGGAATGCCTTATTTGACTCTGGTAGCCTCCAAGCTGGCGAGACAGTACTCGTACAAGGTACAGGTGGGGTTTCGATTTTTGCCCTTCAGTTTGCCAAGATTGCAGGGGCGCGAGTTATTGCTACCTCCAGCAGCAATGAAAAAATAGAAAAAGTCAAGCAATTAGGTGCTTCAGCAACAATTAATTACAAACAAACTCCCCAATGGGGTAAAACCGCCAGAGAATTAGCTGGTGGTGAGGGTGTCGATTTAGTTGTAGAAGTTGGCGGATCGGGAACTTTAAACGAATCTTTGCGGGCTGTACGTATAGGGGGACAAATTAGTTTAATTGGCGTTCTTAGCGGCGTGAGTGGCGAAATTAATACCGTATCGATATTAATGAAAAGCGTGCGCGTACGCGGAATTTATGTCGGTTCGCGAGAAATGTTTGAAGCCATGAATCAAGCAATTACACTACACCAAATGAAGCCAATTATCGATCGCGTATTTCCTTTCTCTGAAGCACGAGAAGCTTTGAAATATATGGAAAGTGGCTCTCACTTCGGCAAAATTTGTATCCAATTCTAA
- the sppA gene encoding signal peptide peptidase SppA → MRNFLKQTFASAIGTLLGLLLFFGLSVSGMLVILVALAAQDNEPQVKDRSVLVYDLSLNITDAPRNSSTSALIQNALSGESNRTIALRTVLDTLEKARRDPKIIGIYLDGSNGAEDGSSGYAKLKEVRGALEKFRAAGKKIIAYSSSWGEKEYYLSSVADTIVLNPLGAMEINGLGASTPFLTGALEKFGVGVQVIRVGKFKAAVEPLIRQNLSPENRQQTQKLLNDVWGEWRTAVGQSRKISPNQLQAIADGQGFLLAETAQKQGLVDKVDYFDRVLAQLKQLTGEDKENKTFRQISLSAYAGVSGKALGVERNSENKVAIVYAEGDIVDGQGEAGQVGGDRFARIFRQLRQNPNVKAVVLRVNSPGGSATASEIIQREIRLTREAKKPVVVSMGDVAASGGYWIVTDANRIFAEPNTITGSIGVFGLLPNFQKLANNNGVTWDVVKTGKYADSQTVSRPKSPAELAVYQRAVDRIYSTFLSKVVEGRDLPQQKVEEIAQGRVWSGVSAKQIGLVDEIGGLDAAIDYATKQAKLGDDWEVAEYPETRSLEERLFGQVSDGVRTTLGHNTAANQLALPAPIATEVAKMRDELAILQAMNDPLGVYARLPFNLNIE, encoded by the coding sequence ATGCGTAACTTCCTCAAACAAACTTTTGCTAGTGCCATTGGAACCTTGCTCGGACTGCTACTATTTTTTGGTCTGAGTGTATCTGGAATGCTTGTCATATTAGTGGCATTGGCTGCTCAAGATAACGAACCGCAAGTTAAGGATAGATCGGTCTTAGTTTACGACCTATCTCTCAATATCACCGATGCCCCGCGTAACTCTAGTACCAGCGCTCTGATTCAGAATGCTCTTTCAGGAGAAAGTAACCGCACGATCGCCCTGCGCACGGTGCTAGATACCCTGGAAAAGGCAAGACGCGACCCTAAAATTATTGGGATTTATCTTGATGGTAGCAATGGCGCAGAGGATGGCAGCAGTGGCTACGCCAAATTGAAAGAGGTGCGTGGAGCCTTGGAAAAATTCCGTGCTGCTGGCAAAAAAATTATTGCTTACAGCTCAAGTTGGGGAGAGAAAGAATATTATCTCAGTTCCGTGGCGGATACCATAGTGCTGAACCCCCTTGGCGCAATGGAGATTAATGGTTTGGGTGCTTCAACTCCATTCTTAACGGGGGCGCTAGAGAAATTTGGTGTTGGGGTGCAAGTGATTCGGGTAGGTAAGTTTAAAGCTGCCGTAGAACCATTAATTCGTCAAAATCTCAGTCCAGAAAATCGGCAACAGACACAGAAATTATTAAATGATGTGTGGGGAGAGTGGCGCACAGCAGTAGGTCAAAGCCGGAAAATTAGCCCTAACCAGTTACAAGCGATCGCAGACGGTCAAGGTTTCTTGCTGGCAGAAACAGCCCAAAAACAGGGTTTAGTGGACAAAGTAGACTATTTCGATCGCGTTTTGGCGCAGTTAAAGCAGCTAACGGGTGAGGACAAAGAAAATAAAACCTTCCGCCAAATTAGCTTGAGTGCATATGCTGGGGTTTCTGGTAAGGCTTTGGGCGTAGAACGTAACTCAGAGAATAAAGTGGCGATCGTCTACGCTGAAGGTGATATTGTGGACGGTCAAGGAGAGGCGGGACAAGTAGGAGGCGATCGCTTTGCCCGGATCTTCCGCCAACTGCGACAGAATCCCAATGTCAAAGCCGTTGTCTTACGGGTAAATAGTCCTGGTGGAAGTGCCACAGCTTCAGAAATCATTCAACGCGAGATCCGCCTGACGCGGGAAGCCAAAAAACCAGTCGTTGTCTCTATGGGCGATGTTGCAGCTTCCGGCGGTTACTGGATTGTCACCGATGCCAACCGGATTTTTGCCGAACCCAACACGATTACGGGTTCTATCGGCGTATTTGGACTGCTGCCAAATTTTCAAAAGCTGGCAAATAACAACGGTGTAACCTGGGATGTGGTGAAAACTGGAAAATATGCCGACAGTCAAACTGTTTCTCGTCCTAAATCTCCCGCAGAATTAGCAGTCTATCAACGCGCGGTCGATCGCATCTACAGTACATTCTTATCAAAAGTTGTTGAGGGACGGGATTTACCGCAACAGAAAGTCGAGGAAATTGCCCAAGGTCGAGTTTGGTCGGGTGTTAGTGCCAAACAGATCGGATTAGTCGATGAAATTGGTGGGTTAGACGCAGCAATTGACTACGCCACAAAGCAAGCCAAGTTAGGCGATGACTGGGAAGTAGCAGAATATCCCGAAACCCGTTCTTTAGAAGAACGCTTATTTGGGCAAGTCTCTGATGGAGTCAGAACCACGTTGGGTCACAATACTGCTGCAAACCAACTCGCACTGCCAGCCCCGATCGCGACTGAAGTTGCTAAAATGCGCGACGAGCTTGCCATTCTGCAAGCAATGAACGATCCTTTAGGAGTTTATGCCCGTTTGCCTTTTAATTTAAACATTGAGTAA
- a CDS encoding S-layer homology domain-containing protein has product MMSNLKQWRSLNSAACIITIVFAAIGLSTFKATAQTSSTPRNNGTPIGCLSGYSDGTFRGDRPITRYEFAAGLNACLERIDRQLSDRNSNLATKEDLEVLIQRQRELDRELDQLNERTSDPTLNKSLL; this is encoded by the coding sequence ATGATGTCAAACTTGAAACAGTGGCGATCGCTCAATTCAGCCGCTTGTATAATTACCATAGTTTTTGCAGCTATAGGTTTATCTACTTTCAAAGCCACTGCACAAACTTCTTCTACTCCGAGAAATAATGGCACTCCTATAGGGTGTTTATCTGGATATTCCGATGGTACTTTTCGAGGCGATCGCCCCATCACACGCTATGAATTTGCCGCAGGATTAAATGCTTGTTTAGAGCGAATTGACCGACAACTTAGCGATCGCAATTCTAATTTGGCAACCAAAGAAGATTTGGAAGTCTTGATTCAGCGTCAGCGAGAATTAGATCGAGAACTAGATCAACTCAACGAAAGAACGAGCGATCCTACCTTAAATAAATCCCTTCTTTGA
- the fumC gene encoding class II fumarate hydratase — MEPMTAQIGTRTETDSMGTIEVPSDRYWGAQTQRSLIYFAIGNDTMPREMIRAIGILKQAAAVVNQELGQLPEDKASLIVQAAEEVISGKLDDHFPLRIWQTGSGTQTNMNANEVIANRAIELAGGVLGSKKPIHPNDHVNMSQSSNDTFPTAMHIAAAEEIYHRLLPMVKQLRDALAAKAEEFQEIVKIGRTHLMDAVPLTLGQEFSGYIAQLEKDLIRIQAALPDLYELAIGGTAVGTGLNTHPEFADRVAAKISDRTQLPFISAPNKFAALAAHDAIVAASGTLKTLATSLMKIANDLRWLGSGPRCGLGELILPANEPGSSIMPGKVNPTQCEAMTMVCVQVIGNDTAIAVAGSQGNFELNVFKPVMIHNLLHSIRLLADACSSFTEHLVVGIEPNREQIQYFLTNSLMLVTALNPHIGYDRAAAVAKKAYSDRTTLRQACVELGFLSEAEFDRLVRPEKMI; from the coding sequence ATGGAACCCATGACTGCTCAAATCGGCACTCGGACTGAAACCGATAGTATGGGGACGATTGAAGTACCGAGCGATCGCTACTGGGGCGCACAAACTCAGCGATCGCTCATTTACTTCGCCATTGGCAACGATACCATGCCACGGGAAATGATTCGGGCGATTGGAATTTTGAAACAAGCGGCGGCGGTTGTCAATCAAGAGTTGGGACAACTACCGGAAGATAAAGCGAGTTTAATCGTGCAAGCCGCAGAAGAGGTAATTTCTGGCAAGCTAGACGACCATTTTCCGTTACGAATTTGGCAGACGGGAAGCGGCACTCAGACCAACATGAATGCAAATGAAGTTATTGCCAATCGAGCGATCGAGCTAGCTGGGGGAGTGTTGGGTAGTAAAAAGCCAATTCATCCCAACGACCACGTAAATATGTCCCAATCTTCCAACGATACGTTTCCCACAGCAATGCACATTGCCGCAGCAGAAGAGATTTACCATCGGTTGCTGCCAATGGTCAAGCAATTGCGAGATGCATTGGCGGCTAAAGCAGAGGAATTTCAGGAGATTGTCAAAATCGGTCGCACTCACTTGATGGATGCCGTACCTTTGACTTTAGGACAAGAATTTTCTGGTTATATCGCTCAATTAGAAAAAGATTTAATTCGCATTCAAGCTGCATTACCAGATTTATATGAATTAGCAATTGGGGGTACGGCAGTCGGTACAGGATTAAATACACATCCAGAATTTGCCGATCGCGTGGCGGCGAAAATTAGCGATCGCACCCAATTACCATTTATCTCTGCACCAAATAAATTTGCCGCTTTAGCGGCTCACGATGCGATCGTTGCTGCTAGTGGGACGCTGAAAACCCTAGCAACTTCGTTAATGAAAATTGCCAACGATCTGCGCTGGTTGGGTTCTGGACCTCGTTGCGGTTTGGGAGAGTTAATTTTGCCTGCGAACGAGCCTGGATCGTCGATTATGCCAGGAAAAGTCAACCCCACTCAGTGCGAAGCGATGACGATGGTATGCGTGCAAGTAATCGGAAACGACACCGCGATCGCAGTTGCCGGATCTCAAGGTAACTTCGAGCTAAACGTGTTCAAGCCTGTTATGATTCATAATCTATTGCATTCCATCCGGTTGTTAGCCGATGCTTGCTCGTCTTTTACCGAACATTTAGTGGTTGGTATTGAGCCGAATCGAGAGCAAATTCAGTATTTCCTCACCAACTCCTTGATGCTAGTCACAGCACTCAACCCGCATATTGGTTACGATCGCGCTGCTGCTGTGGCGAAAAAAGCATATAGCGATCGCACTACGCTACGTCAAGCCTGTGTCGAGTTAGGTTTTCTCTCCGAAGCCGAATTCGATCGCCTCGTCCGACCGGAGAAAATGATTTAG
- a CDS encoding SDR family oxidoreductase has product MDLQLTDKIALISGSTAGIGLAIATILAQEGATVAINGRKPERVGSAMDKIRQIYPEAKLQGVTADLSTAVGAELTFQQVPVVDILVNNLGIYQAKEFGEITDVDWMEIIETNLMSGVRLSRHYLPLMLQQNWGRIIFISSESAVNIPAEMIHYGVTKTAQLALARGMAETTVGSNVTVNSILAGPTKSEGVETFVQDMAQSGNIDPSQVEKEFFENTRPSSLIKRFATPEEVAALVAFVASPLASAINGAALRVEGGVVRSIV; this is encoded by the coding sequence ATGGATCTTCAACTAACGGACAAAATCGCCCTAATTAGTGGTTCTACCGCTGGAATTGGCTTGGCGATCGCGACGATTTTAGCCCAAGAGGGGGCAACTGTGGCGATTAATGGCAGGAAACCAGAACGAGTTGGTAGTGCGATGGATAAAATTAGGCAGATTTATCCAGAAGCAAAACTACAAGGTGTCACGGCAGATTTATCTACCGCAGTTGGTGCTGAGTTAACGTTTCAGCAAGTACCAGTCGTAGACATTTTGGTGAATAATCTGGGAATTTATCAAGCCAAGGAATTTGGCGAAATCACAGATGTGGATTGGATGGAAATTATCGAAACTAACCTCATGAGTGGCGTGCGGTTATCGCGGCATTACTTACCGCTAATGCTGCAACAAAACTGGGGACGGATTATTTTTATCTCCAGCGAATCAGCTGTGAATATTCCCGCTGAAATGATCCATTATGGCGTAACCAAAACCGCTCAACTTGCCTTGGCGCGCGGAATGGCAGAAACTACAGTTGGTAGTAACGTTACGGTAAATTCCATTCTGGCAGGTCCCACCAAGTCAGAAGGGGTAGAAACTTTCGTGCAAGACATGGCGCAGTCTGGCAATATCGATCCGAGCCAGGTAGAAAAAGAGTTTTTCGAGAATACTCGCCCTTCTTCCCTAATTAAACGCTTCGCCACCCCGGAGGAAGTTGCGGCTTTAGTTGCTTTTGTAGCCAGTCCCTTAGCCTCTGCTATTAACGGCGCAGCCTTGCGGGTTGAGGGGGGAGTGGTGCGATCGATTGTTTGA
- a CDS encoding DinB family protein: protein MLVEHFQMLARYNSLANQKLYQVCSQLSDAERKQNRPAFFKSIHGTLNHILVGDCIWLTRFAGKQIPSTMLDAILYEDYEELWTARRVEDERIETFVANLTAEFLHGTIEYVNNAGKTCIDPVNLLVAHFFNHQTHHRGQIHDMVTQTTISPPSLDMHRLIRP from the coding sequence ATGCTTGTCGAACATTTTCAAATGCTTGCCCGCTACAACAGTTTGGCAAATCAGAAATTATATCAAGTCTGTTCCCAGTTAAGCGATGCAGAACGCAAGCAAAATCGACCTGCATTTTTTAAGAGCATTCATGGCACGCTCAATCATATTTTAGTGGGCGATTGCATTTGGCTGACACGGTTTGCAGGCAAACAAATACCATCAACTATGCTCGATGCAATTCTTTACGAAGATTATGAGGAATTGTGGACGGCACGTAGAGTAGAAGATGAGCGGATCGAAACCTTTGTTGCCAATCTAACTGCGGAATTTTTGCACGGGACGATCGAGTATGTCAATAATGCGGGAAAAACCTGTATAGATCCGGTCAATTTATTAGTCGCTCACTTTTTCAACCATCAAACTCACCACCGAGGACAGATTCACGACATGGTGACACAGACTACAATTTCACCACCATCTTTAGATATGCATCGCTTAATTAGACCTTGA
- a CDS encoding cation:proton antiporter: protein MNFGGLISAAPVFDAIAWFDPIRIGSTSLLASASTADNAPFIFAGILASLVVIYLASTIGGEVCARLNLPPVLGQLIGGLVVGISALHLLVFPEGGGDSSNSLLMSFLEATAGLSVDGVTTTFQIDSEVISVLSEIGVVILLFEIGLESNLQELLRVGTQATIVAIVGVVTPFLFGTLGLITLFHISTVPAIFAGAALTATSIGITAKVLAELNYLNRSEGQIIIGAAVLDDVLGIIVLAVVASLAKTGEVELTNILYLIISSVVFLVGAILIGRWLNPYFVQLVNALKTRGQLLIPALIFAFVLSYIATVIKLEAILGAFTAGLVLAETQKCRELKNQVVPIADILVPIFFVVVSAKTDIGVLNPAVPANREGLIMASFLIVVAILGKVVTGFTVFGQEKVNRLAIGVGMIPRGEVGLVFAGIGSATGVLPPALDAAIIVMVIVTTFIAPPLLQIVFQRSPQQNLPQPEAIASSPESQS from the coding sequence ATGAATTTTGGTGGACTGATTTCCGCAGCACCAGTATTTGACGCGATCGCCTGGTTCGATCCGATTCGCATCGGTAGCACTTCTTTACTTGCCAGTGCGTCAACAGCAGACAATGCTCCCTTCATTTTCGCTGGCATCCTAGCTAGTCTGGTTGTGATTTACTTAGCCAGTACCATTGGCGGGGAAGTTTGCGCGCGGCTGAATTTACCACCAGTTTTAGGGCAACTTATCGGCGGCTTGGTGGTAGGGATCTCGGCTTTACATCTGTTGGTCTTTCCCGAAGGTGGCGGCGACAGTTCTAATTCACTGTTAATGAGTTTTTTAGAAGCTACAGCGGGATTGAGTGTCGATGGAGTGACGACAACATTTCAGATAGATAGCGAAGTGATTTCCGTTCTGTCAGAAATTGGTGTGGTAATTTTACTGTTTGAAATTGGGTTAGAGTCCAATTTACAAGAGTTGCTGCGCGTCGGGACTCAAGCTACAATCGTCGCGATCGTTGGCGTGGTGACACCGTTTCTCTTCGGTACTTTAGGTTTAATTACCTTATTCCATATCTCCACCGTACCAGCTATTTTTGCAGGGGCAGCTTTGACGGCAACTAGCATCGGTATTACGGCTAAAGTTTTGGCAGAACTCAACTATCTCAACCGTTCGGAAGGACAAATTATTATCGGGGCAGCGGTGCTAGATGATGTTTTGGGTATCATCGTCCTAGCCGTAGTTGCTAGTCTTGCTAAAACTGGAGAAGTCGAACTGACAAATATTCTCTATTTGATCATCAGTTCGGTCGTGTTTTTAGTAGGAGCAATTTTAATCGGACGCTGGTTAAATCCCTACTTCGTCCAGTTAGTCAATGCGCTCAAAACGCGCGGTCAATTATTAATTCCAGCACTCATTTTTGCTTTTGTCTTGTCCTACATTGCCACTGTTATCAAATTAGAGGCAATTTTGGGCGCTTTTACTGCTGGGTTAGTATTAGCAGAAACGCAAAAATGTCGCGAATTGAAAAATCAAGTCGTACCGATCGCAGATATTCTCGTACCGATTTTCTTTGTGGTTGTTAGTGCCAAGACAGACATCGGTGTTTTAAACCCAGCCGTCCCAGCAAATCGGGAAGGGTTGATTATGGCAAGCTTTCTGATTGTCGTAGCAATTTTAGGTAAAGTCGTCACTGGGTTTACTGTCTTCGGGCAAGAAAAAGTCAATCGTTTAGCGATCGGCGTGGGTATGATTCCTAGAGGTGAAGTAGGACTCGTCTTTGCTGGCATTGGTTCTGCTACTGGCGTGTTACCACCTGCTTTAGATGCAGCTATTATTGTCATGGTCATTGTCACCACATTTATCGCCCCACCATTGTTACAAATTGTGTTTCAGCGATCGCCTCAACAGAATTTACCGCAACCAGAAGCGATCGCATCGTCGCCAGAGTCTCAATCATAG
- the fni gene encoding type 2 isopentenyl-diphosphate Delta-isomerase: protein MNLPTNLPAATESRKADHLRICIEQDVQCQSVTNGLERYRFTHTCLPELNRTEINLTTAFLGKQLGAPLLISSMTGGTEQAGIINRRLAEVAQHYKIAMGVGSQRVAVEKPQVADTFAVRSLAPDIPLFANLGAVQLNYEYGLEQCLRVVDILEADALILHLNPLQECIQPRGDVNFCGLLDKIEKLCIKLPVPAIAKEVGNGISGEMAQKLINAGIAAIDVAGAGGTSWAKVESERAETAMQRRLGLTFADWGIPTAECITNVRQVAPNIPLIASGGLRHGLEVAKAIALGADLAGLAMPFLRAAADSESTLHALAEVLMAEITTVLFCTGNANLQQLKQSQTLQRVA, encoded by the coding sequence GTGAACCTTCCTACCAATTTGCCAGCAGCTACCGAATCTCGTAAAGCAGACCACCTACGAATTTGCATCGAACAAGATGTCCAATGCCAGTCTGTGACGAATGGATTGGAACGCTATCGCTTTACCCATACCTGTTTACCCGAACTGAATCGCACTGAGATTAACTTAACAACTGCCTTCCTCGGCAAGCAGTTAGGCGCACCCCTACTCATTTCTTCCATGACTGGAGGTACAGAGCAAGCAGGCATCATCAATCGACGCTTAGCTGAGGTTGCCCAACACTATAAAATTGCGATGGGCGTAGGTTCTCAACGGGTGGCAGTGGAAAAACCACAAGTTGCCGATACATTCGCCGTGCGATCGCTAGCTCCCGATATTCCCTTATTCGCTAACTTGGGTGCGGTGCAACTCAACTACGAATATGGCTTAGAACAATGCTTGCGGGTAGTAGACATCCTCGAAGCCGATGCCTTGATTTTGCATCTTAATCCCCTACAAGAGTGCATTCAACCCAGAGGTGATGTCAACTTCTGCGGCTTACTTGACAAAATCGAAAAACTGTGTATAAAGCTACCCGTCCCGGCGATCGCCAAAGAAGTCGGTAATGGAATTTCAGGTGAGATGGCGCAAAAACTTATCAATGCTGGAATTGCAGCCATTGACGTAGCGGGTGCAGGTGGTACGTCCTGGGCAAAAGTAGAAAGCGAACGAGCAGAAACAGCCATGCAACGCCGCCTCGGACTCACCTTTGCTGATTGGGGTATTCCCACGGCAGAATGCATTACCAACGTGCGGCAAGTTGCCCCCAATATTCCTCTGATTGCCTCTGGCGGGTTGAGACATGGTTTAGAAGTTGCCAAAGCGATCGCCCTAGGAGCAGATCTTGCAGGTCTTGCCATGCCTTTTCTCAGAGCAGCTGCCGACTCCGAATCGACCCTACACGCCCTTGCAGAAGTCTTAATGGCTGAAATTACCACCGTCCTCTTTTGTACTGGTAACGCTAACTTACAACAACTCAAACAATCTCAAACTTTGCAGCGTGTAGCATGA
- a CDS encoding rhomboid family intramembrane serine protease: protein MFPLRDDVPTSITPYITYGLIGANIGIFLYQLTLNQQQLQEFFYSAAVVPCQLSGNIVGRCPIPTLQQLPEWMTLISSQFLHGGFLHIAGNMLFLWIFGNNVEDRLGHVKFLIFYLTCGVLAALSQWFFSPNSTIPSLGASGAIAGVMGAYILRYPQARVLTLVFLGFFVTTLQIPAIFFLGLWFVQQALYGIASLQVPSNIGMESGGVAYWAHAGGFVFGAILAPMFGLLKRN from the coding sequence GTGTTCCCTTTGCGCGATGATGTTCCTACGTCAATTACGCCTTATATTACCTATGGATTAATCGGTGCAAATATTGGTATTTTTCTTTACCAATTAACTCTGAACCAACAACAATTACAAGAATTTTTCTATTCAGCTGCCGTCGTGCCTTGCCAATTGTCAGGAAATATAGTGGGTAGATGTCCCATTCCAACACTGCAGCAATTACCGGAATGGATGACATTAATTTCATCTCAATTTTTGCATGGCGGCTTCTTACACATTGCCGGAAATATGCTGTTTCTCTGGATTTTTGGTAACAACGTAGAAGACCGTTTGGGACATGTAAAATTTTTAATTTTTTATCTGACTTGTGGAGTTTTAGCGGCGTTATCTCAGTGGTTTTTCTCACCAAATTCAACTATCCCCTCATTAGGTGCAAGTGGGGCGATCGCAGGAGTGATGGGTGCATACATTTTGCGCTATCCCCAAGCAAGGGTATTGACTTTAGTATTTCTGGGATTCTTCGTGACTACCTTGCAAATTCCGGCAATTTTTTTCTTAGGATTGTGGTTTGTTCAACAAGCTTTGTATGGTATCGCTAGCTTACAAGTCCCTAGCAATATTGGGATGGAAAGTGGCGGTGTTGCTTATTGGGCGCACGCAGGAGGATTTGTATTTGGGGCAATTCTCGCCCCAATGTTTGGACTATTGAAACGCAATTAA
- a CDS encoding DUF4126 domain-containing protein, whose translation MDTIEGISIGIALSAACGFRIFIPPLVMSIAAVFGHLPLASGFAWMGTYPALIAFAVATAVEVGAYYIPLVDHLLDTIATPTAIAIGTAITAAFLPDTDPLLRWTLAAIAGGGTAGTIQGLTGIARISSTALTIGLGNSVVATIESFSAFILSILALVLPFLAVSLAVVLIVVSLSKIIQIFYSKKQVE comes from the coding sequence ATGGACACCATAGAAGGCATTAGTATCGGTATTGCTTTAAGTGCTGCTTGTGGCTTTCGGATTTTTATTCCACCGTTAGTTATGAGTATTGCAGCTGTTTTCGGTCATTTACCCCTGGCTTCAGGTTTCGCCTGGATGGGGACTTATCCTGCACTAATAGCCTTTGCTGTGGCGACGGCGGTGGAAGTGGGGGCTTACTATATTCCTTTAGTAGACCACTTGCTAGATACTATTGCTACCCCAACCGCGATCGCAATTGGTACTGCTATTACCGCTGCTTTTCTACCCGATACCGATCCTTTACTTAGGTGGACTTTAGCCGCGATCGCAGGTGGTGGTACAGCTGGTACAATTCAAGGCTTAACGGGAATTGCTCGTATATCTTCTACTGCTTTGACAATTGGACTCGGTAATTCAGTCGTAGCGACAATTGAATCTTTCAGCGCGTTTATTTTGTCAATCTTGGCGCTCGTATTACCTTTCTTAGCTGTTAGCTTAGCTGTGGTTTTAATTGTAGTTAGCTTGAGTAAAATAATTCAGATATTTTATAGTAAAAAGCAGGTTGAATAA